A stretch of DNA from Salvelinus sp. IW2-2015 linkage group LG20, ASM291031v2, whole genome shotgun sequence:
agggAGACGGTGGCCGTGTGTGGCCCAGCCAGTCACCCCCAGGAGGAAAGGCCTTCCCTGGCTGAACAGAGAAAGCAGATGGACCCCCCTGGGAACACCTCTGGGAGAGACAGGTACACAACTAACACAGAGCCAACATGCAGGCCTTTTAAATGATGTGTNTGAATACACTCTGACCTCTACTTACACTCAACCCCACTCCGGAGCTGCCTTTACAGAACATCTATAATAAACAGAACATCAAATAAATCAAGGgcttttatttttaaacactCCACCAGACCCAGATGGACACAGGGTGACGGTAGAATGTTGAAGTTCCTCGGTGGTGATGGATTTATGAGCCATAAAAGCATGCCTGAGCACCACACCGCCACTATAAAAAAAATAGTCCCCGCTTGTACGCAGTAGCTGTCCAATAAGTTCTCTCTCAAGCATTCATTTGACTGTCCACCTAAAATACATGATTCAATGGCCATTGAGAGCAGTGTTAGAAACAACAGAGACAGTTGACACTCACTCGATCAGTGTTGCTGTCCAACTACCCARCTGCCTGGTCAAAAGGATGAACTGKGTGGTCATWAAGTTCAGGCCAGGTGAGAGGAGAAGTAGGCAGCTMGCGGTGCCAGCTGAGAGATAGTGGTGGTGGTGCCATGTGACAGTGTAGTGAGTGCCAGGTGCAGGGCGATGGCCTCACGCGAAGGGATCAGTCACAGAGATCTGTCTACCTCATTGTGTCGCAGTGGACTGACGGSTTGACTAACAGGTAGCCTCTCTGGACTGTATCTCTCCCCCGGGCTACTATGAGCAGGTCAACTGTTTTTGCTGTATGACAGGGACTGCTATATGATCACAAGGTGTGTGGGGTGctgttacatttttttgtttgcctATTTTTATTTAGAGGGTTCGGGTTAATGTATTTGACAGGCTCAGTGATGCCAAAATGATGTCCCCTGCTGATGACACAGACAGGCTGACGGGGATTTAGCATTTTAGCATGGTGTGTCTTTGAGTGTGTATGCACTTACCTCTAATGTATTTACCTCTGTTTGCCTGACTTGATGTATATATTTAATGTCAWGTATTTTCACCCCCAGCTGATGTGAAGACAGACGACAGAGCCAAGATGAGTGTGGCGGCCAAGATGTCTCTGTTTAAAGTAAGCACGTCCATCTAGCTCAACCTTGGCTGTGAAACAGCAGGACCCCCTTCCTGTTCCCTTGTACCATGCTGTCCATCTCCATGCCTGATCACAAAAGGtcatcaccatggagaccagGGGGGCTACACAGGGCTTATGTCTCACAACAGCACATCAACAGACACGACGGAGCCCatgttgagaggagagagagagttgtttattatctacttcacttgctttggcaatgttaacatatgtttcccatgccaataaagccccttgaattgaattgaattgagagagagagagagagagaaagaggctgctCACCTTACAGTCACGGAGCTACGCATGATGAGCCAGCAGGCTGAGCTGAGCATGCAGAACTGAATACACTGAACGAATGCTGAGGAATATGAATGGCCAAACAGGTGCTGCTCTCTGATCCAGACAGGGCCTTGTATATTAGTACTGTACTATTATATCAGTACATGGTGCCTAAATAAGACCAGGTATGCAGACAGAGTGTAGTATAGGACATATAGGAAGCCGGACCACAGAGTGCATGCAGATGGACCCTTATGTTCTTAGTTTACTCCCATTGGTCAGTGTTTTATTGTTTATGTAGCCTTTGGCAGTCTGTTCTGTCAATCAAGACAGACTGCCCCCCAATATTTCACTTCCTGGTGGGTTTTAGTCACGTAGTATCTGTCAAAACCTAGGTGAAAAGTAGCCAGGGACTATCAAGCCATGAACAGGCATTAACAGGTGGTTATAATTAGCCCGCAGCTAGCTCCTGTCAGGCTGGCtggtggaggagggaggcagggccAGGAGGGAGTGGGCTGAGAGGAGGGCCAGGAGGGTAACGGTACACTACTAAGGGAGCTCTGGTTACACTGTGACCTGCAGGCCTGGCAttctatccctctcctctaccttcttACGTAGGCCACCCACAGCACCTTACAGATCCCTGGTTTATCCACCAGCTTTCCCACCCATTTCCGCTGCCTACTGCACCTCCATTCACATGCCAGGAAAGAGAGACMCTTTCAATGAAAGAGATGAAAAAGGAGAGGACATTTTGTCATTTCTCAGTCACTATTATATGCTCTGTTTGATCTAAACGTCGATTATACACCCGTGGCAAAGGCATTATTGTTCAACATGTAATATGACCTGTCCAATCAGATATTACCTATCAAGTATGAACATAAATGTTATGAATGActatttctctcgctctttctttctctcttctccgtctttctctctgttgCAGGAGCTAGAGAAGTCAGCAGCCCCTGAGGCCTCCTCCTTTCTGAAGCCTCGCTCTGGCRGCGTCGCGTATGAACGCAGAGTACGCCGCGGCAACGAGCACCGCTCACTCACTCAGCCAATCACCTGTGAGGAGATGGTGGTGGCCACCAGGTGAGCAGGGTCAAGGGTCACACCTCGGTGGTCAATGTACAAGGATATATTGTATCTGTTGCGAATGAGGTGTTGGCCTACCGTATGCAAAAATCATTAGCCTCTCACACATTAAAATTCCTTGCCCAGTGGGTTGTGGAATCCACATGGAAGGCATGTCATGAGATCATAACTGATTATAGTGATATGTTTTATGGTATATGGTTTATGTATAGCATTCTAGATAATGCATTTTGGTATGGTACCGCTTAGGTCAAAACTCCCCTAAAGAGGGGACTAGCGTGCATTTGGTACCGCTTCCGACCGACATTTTCACTTATGAATCAAGGTGTGGACACCGtagatcgaaatggcttgcattCAGCAATAGCCCTAGTTCTCTTCCGCCTGTGTGAYTCAGGCTGTGAAATCTtacaccacttgaagctgggatgtcccacCTACCATTTMAttcgctcttccgactgtccatcaacWCCTGGCTGAACRcatcacagccactgacaaagcacatgcctgcaatccTTTAGATCCCAGCGCAGCAGGAGAGCGTGGGTTCGTCGCTCTAGCACATTAGGATATCGATTTATAACCAACTTTATCAAagtaatctaaaataattcatagatATTAAACAAAAAACTATTTATATTTGTCATAGATGGGCATAGATGGACATTTCataacgagttcaggaagccaagctagagcccTGTGCGATGTTCAGAAGGGTGGGGGCAGAGGTTTTAATCAAGAGAGACCTTAAGAAGATCTgccaaatttttctaacaataaacatacaaatatgtMTTTTACAGATacaaggaaggtgaaatcttatagttagtcaTTTTAWAATTCAACTGTACTATATTTAAAAAGCCTTTCAAgtcttattcatacagttttgttgaatagaaaatacatcatataaaatcatataaaatatKtgtatcatatttgtactgtgttcttgagcttgtgtcctcaaaagtgactacacctcaggaATTTATAAAAAAGAAAGGTGCGATTTTTATCTTTCTCGCAGTATAAACATTACAAGGTATTTTTTATGGCCCCCCtagggtatgtctatttaggtaGAGATCTACATTTTTCCATTACATTGAGCAGGTTTAATGTTGCACAGTTTTTCATTGGAAACCTAGAGCTGGCAGGGTTTGTTCACTCACAATGACATCCTGTCTGGCTAActacaggtagcctattggttagagcgttgtgccagtaaccgaaaggttgctggatcaaatccccgagctgacgaggtaaaaatctgtcattctgcccctgaacaaggcatttaacacactcttccccagtaggctgtcgttgtaaataagaatgtgttcttaaccgacttgcctggttaaatataaaaaattaaatgatGTGACCTTTGCTGAGTTGGACAGAGAGATTCCTACCCCTAGTTAGAACAGGGAGCAGTCAGAGAGGAGGCTAAAACCCTGATTTACTGCATGCATTAAAAACACCTCACATTGTGTTCCTGTCAATCCACATTTGAATTAACAGGGCTGTTTCTCTCTTTTAACTAATCATCCATGACTTCCATTCACCACCGTCTCCTACCTATCTACCCCATGTCCCTGCAGCACCCCCCAGCCAGCAGAGTCAGGCGAGGCCCAGGCTGTGCAGGCCGAGGCGGAGGCGGTGGAGGACGATGAGAACAATAAGCTGACTATGAGTGAGAAGCTGGCTCTGTTCAACAAGCTGTCCCTGCCAGGGAGCCAGGGGGACGCCTCTCCTGATGCCCCCCCAGAGAGACGCAGGCAGAAGGGGGCACGCTACCGCACACAGCCCATCACCKTGGAGGAGGTCAGCCTGGTGAGTGGGAGTGGGACCAAGACATCCTCAGAGGAATGGAAGAGGGAATATTAGAGATGATTGGCAATTGCGTGTGTGTCATTCTTTAACTGAGAAATGTGGATTGTGACacaggtgagtgtgtgtatgagtgcgagtgtgagtgagtgtgtgtgtgtgtgtatgtgtgtgtgtttgtgtgtgtgtgtgtatactggatGTTGACGTGAACATGAGGGAGTGAGTAAGTGTATGTGTACACCGAATTGAATGTCACACTGTGCTTCTAACTGTTATGAGCACTGGATTGATCAATGGTTTTATTTGATCAGTATCAAGCCAATATCGACCATAACACTGTCCAGAGGGTAACACTACACTCGCGTCCAATTCAATCACACTAAAATTAGACAGGTCCAAATTGATGACTGAGAAATATGTAGTAACCTCTTCTTCTTATAGTTTTCATACTAATTTACACTATTGTGATGAGTAGAATCTATAATCTCCATGTCTCTGACAGTATTCTCTTCGCTTTGTCCTCCCTCAGCTCCAGAAAGGCCCCATCCAACTGCCCCCGCTGCGCCTGTCCCCCACCCTCTCCGACCGGCAGCAGGAGCAGTCCATCAATCTGAGGCCCAGCGAGGTGCGTCAGGCCCAGCCTCGACCCGGGGCCGACGTGGAGCCTACCACAGGACCTGACCCGTCCCAGCAGGGCCTGCAGCAGCGCAGGGACTCTGAGCCAGGAGAGATCAGAGGCATCCTGAGGAAGAGCGCCTCTGGAGGACCAGTATGGGACCGAGACAGAGACACTATGTGGGAGAACAGACAGCAGGACCAGaacggaggaggggagaggggcaacgaggtggaggagaggagggcagaaaGACATGATAATGTACCAGTGCCTTGTAGAGAGAGACCAGCCTCCTCTGCCCCCTGGAGAcagaggaacaggaacaggagggAGAC
This window harbors:
- the LOC111981061 gene encoding supervillin-like, producing MSVAAKMSLFKELEKSAAPEASSFLKPRSGXVAYERRVRRGNEHRSLTQPITCEEMVVATSTPQPAESGEAQAVQAEAEAVEDDENNKLTMSEKLALFNKLSLPGSQGDASPDAPPERRRQKGARYRTQPITXEEVSLLQKGPIQLPPLRLSPTLSDRQQEQSINLRPSEVRQAQPRPGADVEPTTGPDPSQQGLQQRRDSEPGEIRGILRKSASGGPVWDRDRDTMWENRQQDQNGGGERGNEVEERRAERHDNVPVPCRERPASSAPWRQRNRNRRETVAVCGPASHPQEERPSLAEQRKQMDPPGNTSGRDRLSDASREEEEEERGGRVRRDTPPRQHVQVTLADQRKVRQAAILLDLALV